A region of Lycium barbarum isolate Lr01 chromosome 3, ASM1917538v2, whole genome shotgun sequence DNA encodes the following proteins:
- the LOC132631766 gene encoding protein YLS7, which translates to MASFSSKDPSTLSYPKSLLSIVTTVGGLAVFLILASSFLVSQPIGAAVHEYFYGVQQHSLVGDGITFPDPRRDDVVINDTPNFNNLTAVGKNEKGLEDEKDQTSKSQEETSKSQDEKKEPDLKGEIIENSTQTPVLSESNHSVVQPHPESKQEDEESSSSSLQKESKNEGSLQSSDAHSEDIKSSSTAPNSIKQAKLDPECDLYHGKWISDQSGPLYRNDSCPVLTQMQNCQGNGRPDKDYENWRWKPAQCDLPRFDPKKFLELMRGKTLAFIGDSVARNQMESMLCILWQYEVPKNRGNKRMQRYYFRSTSTMIVRIWSSWLVNQTSGPLDFAPAGVVKLHLDVPDDGFMQYIPQFDVVVLSSGHWFAKQSVYVLNKEIVGGQLWWPDKSRKMKVNNVEAFGISVETILTAMATHPKFSGITIVRSFSPDHYEGGAWNTGGSCTGKVKPAEDGELVENGFTNIMHEKQFTGYSRAIKKKSNKSALLFMDITQVFAYRHDGHPGPYRSPDPNKITKRGPDGKPPPQDCLHWCMPGPVDTWNELVFDLVRREFERRQSNAS; encoded by the exons ATGGCTTCTTTTTCATCTAAGGATCCTTCCACGCTGTCCTATCCAAAGTCATTATTGTCTATTGTAACTACTGTAGGAGGCCTTGCTGTATTTTTAATTCTTGCTTCCTCATTTCTGGTTTCTCAACCCATTGGGGCTGCAGTACATGAGTATTTTTATGGTGTACAGCAGCATTCACTAGTTGGGGATGGGATAACATTTCCTGATCCTCGACGtgatgatgttgttattaatgATACTCCAAACTTTAATAATTTGACGGCGgtgggaaaaaatgaaaaaggacTTGAGGATGAGAAGGACCAGACATCCAAGTCTCAAGAGGAAACTTCCAAGTCTCAAGACGAAAAGAAAGAGCCAGATTTGAAGGGGGAAATAATTGAGAATTCTACCCAAACACCTGTTTTGTCAGAATCCAATCATTCTGTTGTTCAACCACATCCTGAGTCAAAGCAAGAAGACGAAGAGAGTAGCAGTTCTAGTTTGCAGAAGGAAAGCAAGAATGAAGGGTCTCTTCAATCTTCTGATGCCCATTCAGAGGACATAAAATCTTCATCTACTGCACCCAATAGCATAAAGCAGGCTAAGCTAGATCCAg AATGTGATCTATATCATGGAAAATGGATTTCTGATCAGTCCGGACCATTGTACAGAAATGACTCCTGCCCTGTCCTGACACAGATGCAGAACTGTCAAGGAAATGGAAGGCCTGATAAGGATTATGAGAACTGGCGGTGGAAACCAGCTCAGTGTGACCTGCCACGATTTGATCCAAAGAAGTTTTTGGAATTAATGAGAGGAAAAACTTTAGCTTTCATAGGTGACTCAGTTGCTCGCAACCAGATGGAGTCAATGCTGTGTATCCTTTGGCAG TATGAGGTTCCAAAAAACCGTGGGAACAAAAGAATGCAGCGCTACTATTTCAGATCCACATCTACTATGATCGTTCGTATATGGTCTTCATGGCTTGTCAACCAAACATCTGGGCCTCTTGATTTCGCTCCAGCAGGTGTAGTTAAGCTCCACCTTGATGTACCTGATGATGGGTTCATGCAATACATCCCCCAGTTTGATGTCGTTGTGCTCTCCTCCGGCCACTGGTTTGCAAAGCAATCCGTTTATGTTCTGAATAAAGAGATTGTTGGAGGACAATTGTGGTGGCCAGACAAGTCTAGAAAGATGAAAGTCAATAATGTTGAAGCTTTTGGAATCTCTGTTGAAACCATCCTGACTGCCATGGCAACACATCCGAAATTCAGTGGTATCACCATTGTTCGTTCCTTTTCACCTGATCATTATGAGGGTGGAGCATGGAACACGGGAGGATCGTGTACTGGAAAGGTGAAGCCTGCAGAGGATGGTGAATTGGTCGAAAATGGCTTCACAAACATAATGCACGAAAAGCAATTCACGGGTTACAGTCGTGCTATTAAGAAGAAATCCAACAAGTCCGCCTTATTATTTATGGATATCACACAAGTCTTTGCATACCGCCATGATGGACATCCGGGTCCCTACCGAAGCCCCGACCCGAATAAAATCACAAAAAGAGGTCCTGATGGTAAGCCTCCTCCACAAGACTGCTTGCATTGGTGCATGCCAGGTCCTGTTGACACGTGGAATGAGTTGGTATTTGATCTCGTAAGGAGAGAATTCGAGAGAAGACAGAGCAATGCTTCATGA